The Daucus carota subsp. sativus chromosome 2, DH1 v3.0, whole genome shotgun sequence genome includes a window with the following:
- the LOC108206814 gene encoding transmembrane emp24 domain-containing protein p24delta9 → MRRLRIIILVTMMISWSPWVQAMRFDLKSGSSKCITEDIKSSALTVGKYSIITDIQPPPDSHKITIRVTSPYGNNYHYSDHVDSGTFAFTAAESGDYMACYWAVDHKPPVTLSIEFDWKSGVAAKDWSKVAKKGQVEVMQVELQKLYDSVTSIHEEMFYLREREEEMQALNRSTNSKMATFSFLSLLVCLSVAALQLWHLKTFFERKKLL, encoded by the exons ATGCGGAGACTAAGAATCATAATTCTTGTGACTATGATGATATCGTGGTCGCCATGGGTTCAGGCTATGCGGTTTGATCTAAAATCAGGCTCCTCAAAATGCATAACAGAGGACATCAAAAGCAGTGCCCTGACGGTTGGAAAGTACAGCATTATTACTGATATTCAGCCTCCCCCTGATTCCCATAAAATCACTATCCGG GTGACATCACCGTATGGGAACAACTATCACTATTCGGATCATGTGGATTCAGGCACATTTGCATTTACAGCCGCTGAATCAGGTGATTATATGGCTTGTTATTGGGCAGTTGATCACAAGCCACCAGTCACACTCTCAATCGAGTTCGACTGGAAATCAGGCGTTGCAGCAAAAGATTGGTCCAAGGTTGCTAAAAAAGGACAAGTGGAA GTCATGCAAGTTGAGCTGCAGAAACTGTATGATAGTGTGACATCTATTCACGAAGAAATGTTTTACCTACGTGAAAG GGAGGAAGAGATGCAAGCACTAAATCGATCAACAAATTCAAAAATGGCAACTTTTAGTTTTCTTTCGCTCTTGGTTTGCTTGTCTGTGGCTGCTCTGCAACTATGGCATCTGAAGACCTTTTTTGAGAGGAAGAAGCTCCTTTAG
- the LOC108206883 gene encoding cyclic dof factor 3 has product MISKLTADAKDPAIKIFGKTIQLPSASDSTQVDEHVESPPEHIGEEQESNKDPIAETDAKEQDGAQRIMSEHPSYSSTTSAANNNTPDDDQSKAALNNARSKPVPDDNQSTAPGDDHNKSAPDDDLCTEEAQTEMGDSQEKTLKKPDKILPCPRCNSMDTKFCYYNNYNVNQPRHFCKNCQRYWTAGGTMRNVPVGAGRRKNKYSASHYRQIAVSEALQNAGVDIPNEIHSAGIKTNGTVLTFGSDSPLCESLDSVLKINGKSLVNGSENGFQKPGEFSPKVSCKAKNNSDDHPSGSSVIVSCSKNEIVAPSLQNLASQNGHSFSPVPYFPGEPWPYPWTVSQWNAPVTQVPPPGFCAVPMPFYPASPYWGCNVPGLGPWNVQWVTPMSLSVNHPAAPSSSPSSPTLGKHLRDENMANPSSCADEGSPKENDPVKCLWVPKTLRINDPGEAAKSRIWETLGIKNEITGNPDCGEGMFKAAFQSKDAEKCDYKSSSVLHANPAAMSRSQSFHEST; this is encoded by the exons ATGATTAGTAAACTCACGGCGGATGCAAAAGATCCTGCAATAAAGATTTTCGGCAAGACCATTCAGCTCCCATCAGCCTCTGATTCTACCCAAGTTGATGAGCATGTAGAGTCGCCTCCCGAACATATCGGAGAAGAACAAGAATCAAATAAG GATCCTATTGCGGAGACTGATGCGAAGGAGCAAGATGGAGCCCAGCGTATAATGTCAGAGCATCCTTCCTATTCAAGTACAACTTCAGCTGCAAACAACAATACACCTGATGATGATCAAAGCAAAGCTGCACTTAATAATGCCCGAAGTAAACCTGTTCCTGATGATAACCAAAGTACAGCTCCTGGTGATGATCACAATAAATCTGCACCTGATGATGATCTATGCACTGAAGAAGCACAGACTGAGATGGGTGATTCACAGGAAAAGACACTGAAGAAACCAGATAAGATACTTCCATGTCCTCGTTGTAATAGCATGGATACTAAATTCTGTTACTACAATAACTACAATGTTAACCAACCACGACACTTTTGCAAGAACTGCCAGAGATATTGGACAGCTGGTGGGACAATGAGAAATGTTCCTGTAGGTGCTGGTCGCCGCAAGAATAAGTACTCAGCCTCTCATTATCGTCAAATAGCTGTCTCTGAAGCACTTCAGAATGCCGGAGTAGATATTCCAAATGAAATCCACAGTGCTGGTATAAAGACCAATGGCACTGTCCTCACGTTTGGCTCCGACTCACCCCTTTGTGAGTCATTGGATTCCGTCCTAAAGATAAATGGGAAGTCACTGGTTAATGGCTCAGAAAATGGGTTCCAGAAGCCCGGGGAATTTAGCCCTAAAGTATCCTGTAAAGCAAAAAATAACAGCGATGATCACCCAAGTGGATCTTCTGTGATTGTATCATGTTCGAAGAATGAGATTGTTGCTCCTAGCTTGCAAAATTTAGCAAGTCAAAATGGTCACAGCTTTTCACCTGTACCATATTTTCCAGGAGAGCCTTGGCCATATCCATGGACTGTCAGCCAATGGAATGCTCCTGTAACCCAAGTACCGCCACCTGGTTTCTGTGCTGTTCCTATGCCATTTTACCCAGCATCACCCTATTGGGGTTGTAATGTACCAGGACTAGGACCTTGGAATGTTCAATGGGTTACTCCTATGAGTTTGTCTGTGAACCACCCTGCTGCTCCGTCATCCAGTCCAAGTTCCCCCACACTAGGAAAACACTTGAGAGATGAGAATATGGCAAATCCGAGCAGTTGTGCTGACGAGGGATCACCAAAAGAGAATGATCCGGTGAAATGTCTTTGGGTACCAAAGACATTGAGAATCAATGATCCAGGAGAAGCTGCGAAGAGTCGGATATGGGAAACTTTGGGAATAAAGAATGAAATAACTGGCAATCCAGATTGTGGAGAAGGCATGTTCAAGGCTGCATTCCAGTCGAAAGATGCTGAGAAATGTGACTACAAATCATCCTCAGTACTACATGCCAATCCCGCAGCAATGTCTAGATCCCAGAGTTTCCACGAAAGCACATGA